A part of Aquaspirillum sp. LM1 genomic DNA contains:
- a CDS encoding protein-L-isoaspartate O-methyltransferase has translation MDFEKARFNMVEQQIRPWDVLNTQVLDLLFHVKREEFVSDKQKTIAFVDTELPLPNGSRMLEPKMEARLVQELNLAPEDKVLEIGTGSGYLTALLASFSKHVYSLDIDPAMTALAKANLARANIHNVTLVTANGVDGLPTNAPFNAIVVGGSLPTLPEALTSQLAVGGRLLVVLGDAPSMSLTLIERESETGLRTTKLFETVLTPLKDVEQPERFAF, from the coding sequence ATGGATTTTGAAAAAGCCCGGTTCAACATGGTCGAACAGCAGATTCGCCCGTGGGATGTGCTCAACACGCAGGTGCTGGATCTTCTGTTTCACGTGAAACGCGAAGAGTTCGTTAGCGACAAGCAAAAAACCATTGCCTTTGTCGATACCGAACTGCCGCTGCCCAACGGCAGCCGCATGCTGGAGCCCAAGATGGAGGCTCGCCTGGTGCAGGAGCTGAATCTGGCCCCAGAGGACAAGGTGCTGGAAATCGGCACCGGCAGCGGCTACCTGACCGCCCTGCTGGCCAGCTTCAGCAAGCATGTCTACAGCCTGGACATCGACCCGGCCATGACCGCGCTGGCCAAGGCCAATCTGGCCCGCGCCAATATCCACAATGTCACCCTAGTGACCGCCAATGGCGTGGACGGCCTGCCGACCAATGCGCCGTTTAACGCCATTGTGGTGGGCGGCTCGCTGCCCACCCTGCCAGAAGCGCTGACCAGCCAGCTGGCCGTGGGTGGCCGTCTGCTGGTGGTACTGGGTGACGCTCCGTCGATGAGCCTGACGCTGATTGAGCGCGAAAGCGAAACCGGCTTGCGCACCACCAAGCTGTTTGAAACGGTGCTCACCCCGCTGAAGGATGTCGAGCAACCGGAACGCTTTGCCTTTTAA
- a CDS encoding rhodanese-like domain-containing protein yields the protein MLSEISPTALHAWLEDTTRPAPYLLDVREDWEFAHCHLANSQLMPMHTVPLQMNKLPDDVPLVVICHHGVRSYQVGQYLVQAGFDEVLSLAGGVAAWADQVDPGMPRY from the coding sequence ATGCTCAGTGAAATTTCTCCCACCGCCCTGCACGCCTGGCTGGAAGACACCACCCGCCCGGCACCTTATCTGCTGGATGTGCGTGAAGACTGGGAATTTGCCCACTGTCATCTGGCCAATAGCCAGCTGATGCCCATGCATACCGTGCCCTTGCAGATGAACAAGCTCCCGGATGATGTACCGCTGGTGGTGATTTGCCACCATGGCGTGCGCAGCTATCAGGTGGGCCAGTATCTGGTTCAGGCGGGCTTTGACGAAGTGCTCAGCCTGGCTGGCGGGGTGGCGGCCTGGGCGGATCAGGTAGACCCTGGCATGCCGCGCTACTGA